From a single Anomaloglossus baeobatrachus isolate aAnoBae1 chromosome 4, aAnoBae1.hap1, whole genome shotgun sequence genomic region:
- the LOC142303033 gene encoding olfactory receptor 6N1-like produces MIPGHNLSSVNEFFIVGFEHLQSFRIVLFLLLLLIYTAILAGNLLIILLVSTTACLQIPMYLFLSQLSLSDIILTSTICPNTLLVIINDGSTISKVGCLTQLFAFSMSMVTECLLLTVMSYDRYVAICKPMHYVTTVTLTFCVRLISFCWVSGSLLTTFATALISALDFCGSNVVVNHFFCDYGPLLQLSCSDTSDLETIVVIITTHEMSIETMFIFSTYVCIVRSIQKISTTTGKEKAFSTCSSHLTVVCMCFGSLIAIYVSPFGKKTSTINKILSLLYTVVTPLLNPIIYSLKNREMRIIIVKRFNQLRQILSSSHRFPEPRRIREMR; encoded by the coding sequence ATGATTCCAGGACATAATCTTTCATCAGTCAATGAGTTCTTCATTGTAGGCTTCGAGCATCTGCAGAGTTTCCGAATTGTTCTCTTTCTACTTCTTCTTCTGATTTACACGGCCATCTTAGCTGGGAACCTATTGATCATCCTCCTGGTATCAACCACGGCTTGTCTCCAGATCCCAATGTACTTATTCCTCAGTCAGCTATCCTTATCAGATATTATACTCACCTCAACCATTTGCCCAAACACTCTTCTTGTCATTATTAATGATGGGTCCACCATCTCGAAGGTTGGTTGCTTAACCCAGTTATTTGCATTTTCAATGTCCATGGTAACTGAGTGTCTTCTTCTAACGGTCATGTCCTATGATAGATATGTCGCCATCTGTAAACCTATGCATTATGTTACTACTGTAACTCTTACTTTTTGTGTAAGGTTAATTTCCTTTTGTTGGGTATCAGGTTCTCTTTTGACCACCTTCGCCACTGCCTTGATCTCAGCTCTTGACTTTTGTGGCTCAAATGTTGTTGTGAACCATTTCTTCTGTGATTATGGACCTCTTTTGCAACTCTCCTGCTCGGATACATCTGATCTGGAAACAATAGTTGTGATTATTACCACCCATGAAATGAGCATTGAAACCATGTTCATCTTCTCCACCTATGTCTGCATTGTTCGCTCGATACAGAAAATATCAACGACCACAGGTAAGGAGAAAGCCTTCTCCACGTGTTCCTCCCATCTGACTGTAGTTTGCATGTGTTTTGGATCTCTCATTGCCATCTATGTGTCTCCATTTGGCAAAAAAACATCAACCATCAACAAAATCTTGTCGTTACTCTACACTGTGGTGACTCCATTATTAAACCCCATCATCTACAGCCTGAAAAACAGGGAAATGAGGATCATCATCGTGAAACGATTCAACCAGCTGAGGCAAATCTTATCATCAAGTCACCGATTCCCAGAACCCAGAAGAATAAGGGAAATGAGATGA